A single genomic interval of Aedes aegypti strain LVP_AGWG chromosome 1, AaegL5.0 Primary Assembly, whole genome shotgun sequence harbors:
- the LOC5572726 gene encoding sex determination protein fruitless isoform X1: protein MSSGQSQQFCVRWNSHLGSIGAAFPQLLAGQRFVDVTLACEGHQVHCHRLVLAACSTFFENLLGENPCKHPIIILPREIKLWAIQALVDFMYKGEVNVSQAGLPDLMKCAEILKIRGLCGSDAALNLNQVSSPGGGSSSSTSAPGQTQESSSNQSGQRGCSPQRNEQAKGQQNSALSGTKPSGNFLNSLNLQPVASSTPAKASSQQKLHQQQHNLQHSGDDGDSDNGGSGNELCIKSEDLIIDEDAVKQDDDDDDEIEMEGNDKSQAEDDQVVEDEEIEGFVDDVVDQELHPLGGRSRLSSNSNSNTNNQFTITITDDNSTTSNPCPAESKTTPTNKVTSSLPPSSSSSLLSILTRGSIRVKSNENLFKHFNQQPDPEIPEELRQIVKSVRSGKHGYGSSYSVGGGGDGDDGGGGGRGSGDGSGINRIQSVDGGTDSGTTGLPSSLVFNRNTMDIYVKPKKDGGGASTTSNPDISYEEAGSEISADGFENIICSPNFPQLGGSSTMGSYQDDDYDDDFDIQILPDENSLTNGESEGDDLVYPPPLLPFGNSETSITRIPVGSKMRTNGGSALLTPMIRRRRQSSSRGGRLMLSTSPGSRDAKVTMTNGVVIPPSAFVLRNPRGNQPRSYNTDALWSALMDVKAGESIYRASQIHKVPRKTLRNWMKRWDIKSAYPMPRQLKEAAEKKRIIKELTEQAQQIGEEPMQ from the exons CTATTGGCTGGCCAACGGTTTGTGGACGTGACGCTCGCCTGCGAGGGCCACCAGGTGCATTGTCACCGATTAGTACTGGCAGCATGTTCCACATTCTTCGAGAACCTGCTCGGCGAGAACCCGTGCAAGCACCCGATCATCATACTTCCACGGGAGATCAAACTTTGGGCCATCCAGGCGCTTGTCGATTTCATGTACAAAGGAGAAGTGAACGTATCTCAGGCCGGTCTACCAGATCTGATGAAATGCGCCGAAATACTGAAAATCCGAGGCTTATGCGGCTCGGATGCGGCCCTCAATCTCAACCAAGTCTCCAGCCCTGGTGGTGGAAGTAGTTCGAGTACGTCTGCACCGGGACAAACCCAAGAATCATCATCGAACCAAAGTGGCCAAAGAGGATGCA GTCCTCAACGCAATGAACAAGCCAAAGGACAACAAAACAGTGCCCTCAGTGGCACTAAGCCATCGGGGAACTTCCTGAACAGCCTGAACCTCCAACCTGTGGCCTCATCAACGCCGGCGAAGGCCTCTAGTCAGCAGAAACTGCACCAACAACAGCATAACCTTCAGCACAGCGGCGATGATGGCGACAGTGATAACGGCGGTAGTGGGAACGAACTGTGCATCAAGTCAGAAGATCTGATCATAG ATGAAGACGCTGTTAAACaggatgacgatgacgacgatgagATAGAGATGGAAGGAAACGACAAAAGCCAAGCGG AGGACGACCAAGTCGTTGAGGATGAAGAAATTGAAGGTTTTGTCGATGATGTAGTAGACCAAGAACTCCACCCGCTAGGCGGACGATCACGTCTCAGTAGTAATAGCAATAGTAATACTAATAATCAGTTCACTATCACCATCACCGACGACAACAGTACTACTAGTAACCCTTGTCCAGCCGAGTCCAAAACGACCCCTACGAACAAAGTAACTTCCTCGCTTCcgccgtcgtcgtcatcgtcgctgCTGTCGATCCTAACACGTGGCTCGATTCGGGTGAAATCGAACGAAAACCTTTTTAAACACTTCAATCAACAACCAGATCCAGAAATTCCGGAAGAGCTTAGACAGATTGTTAAGTCCGTTAGGTCCGGAAAGCACGGGTACGGGTCGTCCTACAGTGTTGGTGGTGGTGGTGATGGTGAcgatggtggtggtggtggtcgtGGTAGTGGTGATGGAAGTGGTATCAATAGAATTCAAAGTGTAGATGGCGGGACTGATTCCGGGACAACCGGTCTTCCCTCTTCCTTAGTGTTCAACCGCAATACGATGGATATCTACGTTAAACCAAAGAAAGATGGCGGTGGCGCTAGCACGACTAGCAATCCGGACATCTCGTATGAAGAAGCAGGAAGCGAAATATCCGCCGATGGATTCGAGAATATCATCTGTTCGCCAAACTTTCCACAACTAGGTGGCAGCAGCACTATGGGCAGTTATCAGGACGATGACTACGACGATGATTTCGACATTCAAATCCTGCCGGACGAGAACTCGTTGACGAACGGCGAGAGTGAAGGCGATGACTTGGTTTATCCACCTCCTCTGCTGCCGTTCGGGAACTCGGAAACGAGCATCACCCGCATACCGGTCGGAAGTAAAATGCGAACCAACGGTGGATCTGCGCTCCTTACGCCGATGATCCGGCGCAGACGCCAGTCCAGCAGTCGGGGCGGAAGGCTGATGCTGTCGACGAGTCCGGGGTCTCGAGATGCCAAGGTCACCATGACGAATGGGGTGGTCATTCCACCGTCGGCGTTTGTCCTCAGGAACCCTCGGGGGAATCAGCCCCGGTCGTACAACACGGACGCCCTCTGGTCGGCCCTGATGGACGTCAAGGCGGGAGAGAGTATATACAG AGCGTCACAAATCCACAAAGTTCCTCGCAAAACGCTCCGCAACTGGATGAAACGGTGGGACATCAAGTCCGCCTATCCGATGCCACGGCAGCTAAAGGAAGCGGCTGAGAAGAAACGTATCATCAAGGAACTGACTGAACAAGCGCAGCAAATCGGTGAAGAACCGATGCAGTAA
- the LOC5572726 gene encoding uncharacterized protein LOC5572726 isoform X2, translating to MSSGQSQQFCVRWNSHLGSIGAAFPQLLAGQRFVDVTLACEGHQVHCHRLVLAACSTFFENLLGENPCKHPIIILPREIKLWAIQALVDFMYKGEVNVSQAGLPDLMKCAEILKIRGLCGSDAALNLNQVSSPGGGSSSSTSAPGQTQESSSNQSGQRGCSPQRNEQAKGQQNSALSGTKPSGNFLNSLNLQPVASSTPAKASSQQKLHQQQHNLQHSGDDGDSDNGGSGNELCIKSEDLIIDEDAVKQDDDDDDEIEMEGNDKSQAEDDQVVEDEEIEGFVDDVVDQELHPLGGRSRLSMFNRNTMDIYVKPKKDGGGASTTSNPDISYEEAGSEISADGFENIICSPNFPQLGGSSTMGSYQDDDYDDDFDIQILPDENSLTNGESEGDDLVYPPPLLPFGNSETSITRIPVGSKMRTNGGSALLTPMIRRRRQSSSRGGRLMLSTSPGSRDAKVTMTNGVVIPPSAFVLRNPRGNQPRSYNTDALWSALMDVKAGESIYRASQIHKVPRKTLRNWMKRWDIKSAYPMPRQLKEAAEKKRIIKELTEQAQQIGEEPMQ from the exons CTATTGGCTGGCCAACGGTTTGTGGACGTGACGCTCGCCTGCGAGGGCCACCAGGTGCATTGTCACCGATTAGTACTGGCAGCATGTTCCACATTCTTCGAGAACCTGCTCGGCGAGAACCCGTGCAAGCACCCGATCATCATACTTCCACGGGAGATCAAACTTTGGGCCATCCAGGCGCTTGTCGATTTCATGTACAAAGGAGAAGTGAACGTATCTCAGGCCGGTCTACCAGATCTGATGAAATGCGCCGAAATACTGAAAATCCGAGGCTTATGCGGCTCGGATGCGGCCCTCAATCTCAACCAAGTCTCCAGCCCTGGTGGTGGAAGTAGTTCGAGTACGTCTGCACCGGGACAAACCCAAGAATCATCATCGAACCAAAGTGGCCAAAGAGGATGCA GTCCTCAACGCAATGAACAAGCCAAAGGACAACAAAACAGTGCCCTCAGTGGCACTAAGCCATCGGGGAACTTCCTGAACAGCCTGAACCTCCAACCTGTGGCCTCATCAACGCCGGCGAAGGCCTCTAGTCAGCAGAAACTGCACCAACAACAGCATAACCTTCAGCACAGCGGCGATGATGGCGACAGTGATAACGGCGGTAGTGGGAACGAACTGTGCATCAAGTCAGAAGATCTGATCATAG ATGAAGACGCTGTTAAACaggatgacgatgacgacgatgagATAGAGATGGAAGGAAACGACAAAAGCCAAGCGG AGGACGACCAAGTCGTTGAGGATGAAGAAATTGAAGGTTTTGTCGATGATGTAGTAGACCAAGAACTCCACCCGCTAGGCGGACGATCACGTCTCAGTA TGTTCAACCGCAATACGATGGATATCTACGTTAAACCAAAGAAAGATGGCGGTGGCGCTAGCACGACTAGCAATCCGGACATCTCGTATGAAGAAGCAGGAAGCGAAATATCCGCCGATGGATTCGAGAATATCATCTGTTCGCCAAACTTTCCACAACTAGGTGGCAGCAGCACTATGGGCAGTTATCAGGACGATGACTACGACGATGATTTCGACATTCAAATCCTGCCGGACGAGAACTCGTTGACGAACGGCGAGAGTGAAGGCGATGACTTGGTTTATCCACCTCCTCTGCTGCCGTTCGGGAACTCGGAAACGAGCATCACCCGCATACCGGTCGGAAGTAAAATGCGAACCAACGGTGGATCTGCGCTCCTTACGCCGATGATCCGGCGCAGACGCCAGTCCAGCAGTCGGGGCGGAAGGCTGATGCTGTCGACGAGTCCGGGGTCTCGAGATGCCAAGGTCACCATGACGAATGGGGTGGTCATTCCACCGTCGGCGTTTGTCCTCAGGAACCCTCGGGGGAATCAGCCCCGGTCGTACAACACGGACGCCCTCTGGTCGGCCCTGATGGACGTCAAGGCGGGAGAGAGTATATACAG AGCGTCACAAATCCACAAAGTTCCTCGCAAAACGCTCCGCAACTGGATGAAACGGTGGGACATCAAGTCCGCCTATCCGATGCCACGGCAGCTAAAGGAAGCGGCTGAGAAGAAACGTATCATCAAGGAACTGACTGAACAAGCGCAGCAAATCGGTGAAGAACCGATGCAGTAA
- the LOC5572726 gene encoding protein tramtrack, beta isoform isoform X3 translates to MSSGQSQQFCVRWNSHLGSIGAAFPQLLAGQRFVDVTLACEGHQVHCHRLVLAACSTFFENLLGENPCKHPIIILPREIKLWAIQALVDFMYKGEVNVSQAGLPDLMKCAEILKIRGLCGSDAALNLNQVSSPGGGSSSSTSAPGQTQESSSNQSGQRGCSPQRNEQAKGQQNSALSGTKPSGNFLNSLNLQPVASSTPAKASSQQKLHQQQHNLQHSGDDGDSDNGGSGNELCIKSEDLIIDEDAVKQDDDDDDEIEMEGNDKSQAVFNRNTMDIYVKPKKDGGGASTTSNPDISYEEAGSEISADGFENIICSPNFPQLGGSSTMGSYQDDDYDDDFDIQILPDENSLTNGESEGDDLVYPPPLLPFGNSETSITRIPVGSKMRTNGGSALLTPMIRRRRQSSSRGGRLMLSTSPGSRDAKVTMTNGVVIPPSAFVLRNPRGNQPRSYNTDALWSALMDVKAGESIYRASQIHKVPRKTLRNWMKRWDIKSAYPMPRQLKEAAEKKRIIKELTEQAQQIGEEPMQ, encoded by the exons CTATTGGCTGGCCAACGGTTTGTGGACGTGACGCTCGCCTGCGAGGGCCACCAGGTGCATTGTCACCGATTAGTACTGGCAGCATGTTCCACATTCTTCGAGAACCTGCTCGGCGAGAACCCGTGCAAGCACCCGATCATCATACTTCCACGGGAGATCAAACTTTGGGCCATCCAGGCGCTTGTCGATTTCATGTACAAAGGAGAAGTGAACGTATCTCAGGCCGGTCTACCAGATCTGATGAAATGCGCCGAAATACTGAAAATCCGAGGCTTATGCGGCTCGGATGCGGCCCTCAATCTCAACCAAGTCTCCAGCCCTGGTGGTGGAAGTAGTTCGAGTACGTCTGCACCGGGACAAACCCAAGAATCATCATCGAACCAAAGTGGCCAAAGAGGATGCA GTCCTCAACGCAATGAACAAGCCAAAGGACAACAAAACAGTGCCCTCAGTGGCACTAAGCCATCGGGGAACTTCCTGAACAGCCTGAACCTCCAACCTGTGGCCTCATCAACGCCGGCGAAGGCCTCTAGTCAGCAGAAACTGCACCAACAACAGCATAACCTTCAGCACAGCGGCGATGATGGCGACAGTGATAACGGCGGTAGTGGGAACGAACTGTGCATCAAGTCAGAAGATCTGATCATAG ATGAAGACGCTGTTAAACaggatgacgatgacgacgatgagATAGAGATGGAAGGAAACGACAAAAGCCAAGCGG TGTTCAACCGCAATACGATGGATATCTACGTTAAACCAAAGAAAGATGGCGGTGGCGCTAGCACGACTAGCAATCCGGACATCTCGTATGAAGAAGCAGGAAGCGAAATATCCGCCGATGGATTCGAGAATATCATCTGTTCGCCAAACTTTCCACAACTAGGTGGCAGCAGCACTATGGGCAGTTATCAGGACGATGACTACGACGATGATTTCGACATTCAAATCCTGCCGGACGAGAACTCGTTGACGAACGGCGAGAGTGAAGGCGATGACTTGGTTTATCCACCTCCTCTGCTGCCGTTCGGGAACTCGGAAACGAGCATCACCCGCATACCGGTCGGAAGTAAAATGCGAACCAACGGTGGATCTGCGCTCCTTACGCCGATGATCCGGCGCAGACGCCAGTCCAGCAGTCGGGGCGGAAGGCTGATGCTGTCGACGAGTCCGGGGTCTCGAGATGCCAAGGTCACCATGACGAATGGGGTGGTCATTCCACCGTCGGCGTTTGTCCTCAGGAACCCTCGGGGGAATCAGCCCCGGTCGTACAACACGGACGCCCTCTGGTCGGCCCTGATGGACGTCAAGGCGGGAGAGAGTATATACAG AGCGTCACAAATCCACAAAGTTCCTCGCAAAACGCTCCGCAACTGGATGAAACGGTGGGACATCAAGTCCGCCTATCCGATGCCACGGCAGCTAAAGGAAGCGGCTGAGAAGAAACGTATCATCAAGGAACTGACTGAACAAGCGCAGCAAATCGGTGAAGAACCGATGCAGTAA